Genomic DNA from Pseudomonas fitomaticsae:
GCATAGAAAGGTGAGCGGGGAATACAACCCCTTCGATCCCTCCATGGAGGAAATGGGAGAGAAATTGCGAATGGTGCGAATGCTTAAAAAACTGAAGTATCGGAAACAGATCGTAAGTCTCTTTCAAAGCCAAAAAGGTCTATGTCCGCTGTGCAAGCAGCCTATTACCAAGGAAAGCGGGTGGCACGACCATCATGTAATCCACCGCTCCCAAGGCGGTGGAGACACCTTGGATAACCGAGTACTATTGCATCCAGTTTGTCATCAGCAGCTACACAGCCGTGGATTGACAGTAAACAAGCCGGCTCCAACCGGGGCTTTCTAAAGACTTGAGCCGTATGCGTTGAAAGGCGCACGTACGGTTCTTAGGGGGAGGCAGACCAGTAATGGTGTGTCTCTACCCGACTTGCCTGCCTTGCCATGGACACCATGACCGAGAACGACTATCTGATCGCCTGGGGCCTTTACGCCTTTGCCGCCGTGGGCTGCCTGCTGGTGTGGATGCGCATGACCCGCTGGATGTGGCGCTGGCTGCGCGAGCCGCTGCGTGTATTGATGGCGGTGTTGCTGTTCAGCCCGACCATCATTGACCCGGTGAAGGAAAAATTCGCCCCGGCCATCGCCATCACCGCACTGGATCTGGCTTTCAAGGTCGGCAACAACGCCTGGCGCGCGATTTCCGAACTGCTCATGTACGCCATGATCGCGTTCGGCCTGTACCTGATTTTCGTGCTGATCCGCCTGCCGATCGAACGCGCCTCCAAGGCCCGCCGAGAGCAGGCTGAAGCCGCCCGCGCAGCGGCCCGGGCCGATGACGAGCGGGACGCCGATCAACCGTTCGGCGGCGCCGGCGATGACCGCTACGGTCGCCCGCCGGTGCCGAGCAATCCGCAGCGCATGCGGGTCGAGCCGCGTCTGTAATCACGAGAGTCCGCACATGTGTGAATTACTGGGCATGAGTGCCAACGTGCCGACCGACATTGTGTTCAGCTTCACCGGGCTGATGCAGCGTGGTGGTCGCACCGGTCCGCACCGCGACGGCTGGGGGATCGGTTTCTACGAAGGGCGCGGCTTGCGCCTGTTCCAGGACCCGGCGGCCAGCAGCGAGTCGGAAGTGGCCAATCTGGTGCAGCGCTATCCGATCAAGAGCGAAGTGGTCATCGGTCATATCCGCCAGGCCAACGTCGGCAAGGTCTGTCTGTCCAACACCCACCCGTTCGTCCGCGAACTGTGGGGGCGCAACTGGTGCTTCGCGCACAACGGCCAGCTCGCCGATTTCACCCCGATCAAGAGTTTCTACCGCCCGGTCGGCGATACCGACAGCGAAGCGGCGTTCTGCGATTTGCTCAACCGCGTACGTGCAGCGTTTCCGGAACCGGTCGATATAGAAGTGCTGCTG
This window encodes:
- a CDS encoding class II glutamine amidotransferase; the encoded protein is MCELLGMSANVPTDIVFSFTGLMQRGGRTGPHRDGWGIGFYEGRGLRLFQDPAASSESEVANLVQRYPIKSEVVIGHIRQANVGKVCLSNTHPFVRELWGRNWCFAHNGQLADFTPIKSFYRPVGDTDSEAAFCDLLNRVRAAFPEPVDIEVLLPDLVAACAEYRSKGVFNCLLSDGDWLFCYCSTKLAQITRRAPFGPARLKDVDVIVDFQAETTPNDVVTVIATEPLTENETWTRYEPGQWSLWRRGECVSQGTTE